A genomic region of Equus caballus isolate H_3958 breed thoroughbred unplaced genomic scaffold, TB-T2T haplotype2-0000437, whole genome shotgun sequence contains the following coding sequences:
- the LOC138922979 gene encoding odorant-binding protein 2b-like, whose protein sequence is MVLSSSVSWALDQLGHLDYGAVSRAKVAEKLKRSKMFPNVSNIFCRNEDTKDQFSLCLSAVGGKRHMYILDLPVKDHRIFYCEGQLGGKAIRMAKLVGRNPDMSLEALEEFKKFTERKGLPQDIIIMPVQTESCIPESD, encoded by the exons ATGGTTCTGAGCAGCAGTGTGTCCTGGGCACTGGACCAGCTTGGGCACCTGGATTACGGGGCAGTCAGTAGAGCTAAGGTGGCCGAGAAACTGAAACGTTCCAAAATGTTCCCTAatgtctcaaatattttctgcagGAATGAAGACACTAAAGACCAATTTTCTCTATGTCTGTCTGCAGTTGGGGGAAAAAGGCACATGTACATCCTGGACTTGCCAGTAAAGGACCACCGCATCTTCTACTGCGAGGGCCAGCTCGGAGGGAAAGCAATCCGCATGGCAAAACTCGTGG GTAGAAATCCCGACATGAGCCTGGAAGCCctggaagaatttaagaaattcacAGAGCGCAAGGGATTGCCACAGGACATCATCATCATGCCTGTCCAGACGG AAAGCTGCATTCCTGAAAGTGACTAG